The following are from one region of the Nicotiana tabacum cultivar K326 chromosome 3, ASM71507v2, whole genome shotgun sequence genome:
- the LOC107804255 gene encoding uncharacterized protein LOC107804255, with protein MRYSQQAVDSSLMLAAEYNDTVPIADIQSQPHIQLFYVEGKLSLPTDDQDFYELLCSHYGQQYRTHSPKIIHCASCKQHAMLTPRARFEVVMTGGSGSVVATLIGELGEKFLDITAADICEISVKDQPLPLEHVRQRLPYKLFKIQLRKTFSRTSDPRLFIVSYYVKEDLFQLPAPVASEEIGESSNTKLENVDLKKEIENEGSSQLNVEQVTPIEELKTTLTTEGGSSTKRQQTELETPPRKNPPKKK; from the exons ATGAGATACAGTCAGCAGGCAGTAGATTCGTCTCTTATGCTTGCGGCAGAATACAATGATACTGTCCCAATTGCTGATATCCAGTCACAACCTCAT ATACAACTCTTTTACGTGGAAGGTAAATTATCATTGCCGACTGATGACCAAGATTTTTATGAATTACTGTGTTCCCACTACGGGCAGCAGTACAGAACTCATTCGCCGAAAATTATTCATTGTGCGAGCTGCAAACAACATGCGATGTTAACACCCAG AGCACGCTTTGAGGTTGTAATGACAGGTGGCAGTGGATCAGTTGTTGCAACATTAATAGGCGAATTAGGAGAGAAATTTCTTGATATAACCGCCGCAGATATCTGTGAAATCTCAGTTAAG GACCAACCATTACCTCTTGAACACGTTCGACAGCGTCTTCCTTATAAACTCTTCAAGATACAACTGAGAAAAACATTTTCTAGAACTTCTGATCCGCGGTTGTTCATTGTGTCCTACTATGTGAAGGAAGATTTGTTTCAATTGCCCGCACCAGTAGCTTCTGAAGAAATTGGAGAGAGCAGTAACACTAAATTGGAAAATGTTGACCTGAAGAAAGAGATAGAAAATGAAGGCAGCAGTCAGTTGAATGTGGAACAAGTTACACCCATAGAAGAGCTGAAGACCACGTTAACTACAGAAGGTGGCTCTTCTACCAAGAGGCAACAAACTGAACTGGAGACCCCCCCAAGAAAAAATCCCCCGAAGAAAAAATGA